In one Sphingomonas sp. AP4-R1 genomic region, the following are encoded:
- a CDS encoding acyloxyacyl hydrolase, whose amino-acid sequence MVRRVAWWGGMMLAGAMPAQATDLFGGLYKHDVNIFAKKLHEGGADIEAGIRGDAISALGFVGGPAPYAFVSVNTDGGTNFAAAGLSWTFGGPIYVRPGIGIAVHDGPLRRYRGTDRIDLGSRVLFKPELAIGWQVAPRWSVEASLTHLSHAQIFSHQNPGVDMAGIRVNFHLP is encoded by the coding sequence ATGGTTCGTCGCGTGGCTTGGTGGGGTGGGATGATGCTGGCGGGGGCGATGCCCGCGCAGGCGACCGATCTGTTCGGCGGCCTCTACAAGCATGACGTGAACATCTTCGCCAAGAAGCTGCACGAGGGCGGCGCGGATATCGAGGCGGGGATACGCGGCGATGCGATATCGGCGCTCGGCTTCGTCGGTGGCCCCGCGCCTTACGCGTTCGTTTCGGTGAATACGGACGGCGGCACCAATTTCGCGGCGGCGGGCCTGTCGTGGACATTCGGCGGGCCAATCTACGTGCGCCCCGGCATCGGTATCGCCGTGCATGATGGGCCGCTCCGCCGTTATCGCGGTACCGACCGGATCGATCTGGGCAGCCGCGTGCTGTTCAAGCCTGAGCTGGCGATCGGCTGGCAGGTGGCGCCGCGCTGGTCGGTGGAGGCGAGCCTGACTCACCTCAGCCACGCGCAGATCTTCAGCCACCAGAATCCGGGCGTCGACATGGCCGGCATCCGGGTGAATTTCCATCTGCCGTGA
- the rpoB gene encoding DNA-directed RNA polymerase subunit beta, which translates to MATQSVPARAPTHMSAAKKRIRKVFGNIHEVVQMPNLIEVQRESYEQFLRSDASIGYVSGLEKTLRSVFPIRDFAGTAELDFVTYELEEPKYDIEECRQRGITFAAPMRVTLRLIVFEVDPDTETRSVLDIKEQDVYMGDMPLMTENGTFIINGTERVIVSQMHRSPGVLFDHDRGKTHASGKYLFAARVIPYRGSWLDFEFDAKDIVNVRIDRKRKLPVTTLLYALGLNGEQILNEFYKTQRYVRGEGGWKVPFLPENWRGQKPSFDVVNGESGEVVFPAGTKISPRAANKAAKDGLQNLLIPTEEIYGRYSAFDLIDEATGRIYIEAGDEVTPENLEKLDNAGFDHVDLLDIDHISTGAWMRNTLAADKVEERDHALSEIYRVMRPGEPPTKETAEALFAGLFFDPERYDLSAVGRVKLNMRLDLDVEDTVTTLRAEDILEVVKTLVNLKDGKGEIDDIDNLGNRRVRSVGELLENQYRVGLLRMERAVKERMSSVDVSTVMPNDLINAKPAVAAVREFFGSSQLSQFMDQTNPLSEVTHKRRVSALGPGGLTRERAGFEVRDVHPTHYGRICPIETPEGPNIGLINSLASFSRVNKYGFIETPYRKVIDHKVTDEVVYLSAMEEAKHTIAQANAEVLTDGTFVEDLISAREAGEFLMAPRDHITLMDVSPKQLVSVAASLIPFLENDDANRALMGSNMQRQAVPLVRAEAPFVGTGMEETVARDSGAAIAAKRPGIVDQVDAGRIVIRASGEVDAGRSGVDIYTLMKFQRSNQSTCINQRPLVKVGDVVKAGDILADGPSTEFGELALGRNTLVAFMPWNGYNYEDSILISERIVKDDVFTSIHIEEFEVMARDTKLGPEDITRDIPNVGEEALHNLDEAGIVYVGAEVEPGDILCGKITPKGESPMTPEEKLLRAIFGEKASDVRDTSLRLPPGVAGTIVDVRVFNRHGIDKDERALAIEREEIDRLTKDREDERAILNRASWSRLKEMLLGHTIASGPKGTKKGAVIDETILEEVERRDWWKFAVADDARQSDLEAVKAQYDEAVAAIVAKFDDRVEKLQRGDELPPGVLKMVKVFVAVKRKLQPGDKMAGRHGNKGVISRILPIEDMPFLEDGTHVDIVLNPLGVPSRMNVGQIFETHLGWAARGLGQQVTQALEEWRDANPDPKAGAAPSAVSESLKRVYGAQYHDEIDALSSDQVVEMAKLLKNGVPMATPVFDGARESDVSDMLTLAGYDTSGQSTLYDGRTGDAFDRKVTVGYIYMLKLHHLVDDKIHARSIGPYSLVTQQPLGGKAQFGGQRFGEMEVWALQAYGAAYTLQEMLTVKSDDVVGRTKVYEAIVKGDDTFEAGIPESFNVLVKEMRSLGLNVDLNSAEDADDDGLAEAAE; encoded by the coding sequence ATGGCGACCCAGTCAGTTCCGGCACGCGCCCCGACGCACATGAGTGCGGCGAAGAAGCGCATCCGCAAGGTTTTCGGCAACATCCACGAAGTGGTGCAGATGCCGAACCTGATCGAGGTTCAGCGGGAAAGCTACGAGCAGTTCCTGCGGTCCGATGCCTCGATCGGCTATGTGTCGGGCCTGGAAAAGACGCTGCGCTCCGTCTTCCCGATCCGCGATTTCGCCGGCACCGCCGAGCTGGATTTCGTGACGTACGAGCTGGAAGAGCCGAAGTACGACATCGAAGAGTGCCGCCAGCGCGGCATAACCTTCGCGGCGCCGATGCGCGTCACGCTGCGCCTGATCGTGTTCGAGGTGGATCCGGATACGGAAACCCGCTCGGTGCTCGATATCAAGGAGCAGGACGTGTACATGGGCGACATGCCGCTCATGACCGAGAACGGCACGTTCATCATCAACGGTACCGAGCGCGTGATCGTCTCGCAGATGCACCGCTCGCCGGGCGTGCTGTTCGATCATGACCGCGGCAAGACGCACGCTTCGGGCAAGTATCTCTTCGCCGCCCGCGTGATCCCGTATCGCGGCTCGTGGCTCGATTTCGAGTTCGACGCCAAGGACATCGTCAACGTCCGCATCGACCGCAAGCGCAAGCTGCCGGTGACGACCTTGCTGTACGCCCTCGGCCTGAACGGCGAGCAGATCCTCAACGAATTCTACAAGACGCAGCGCTATGTGCGCGGCGAAGGCGGCTGGAAGGTGCCCTTCCTCCCCGAGAATTGGCGTGGCCAGAAGCCGTCGTTCGACGTCGTCAACGGCGAGAGCGGCGAAGTCGTGTTCCCGGCGGGCACCAAGATCTCCCCGCGCGCCGCCAACAAGGCGGCCAAGGACGGCCTGCAGAACCTGCTGATCCCGACCGAGGAAATTTACGGCCGCTATTCCGCGTTCGACCTGATCGATGAGGCCACCGGCCGGATCTACATCGAGGCGGGCGACGAAGTGACGCCGGAGAATCTCGAGAAGCTGGACAATGCCGGCTTCGATCATGTCGACCTGCTCGACATCGATCACATCTCGACCGGCGCCTGGATGCGCAACACTCTGGCCGCCGACAAGGTCGAGGAGCGCGATCATGCGCTCTCCGAAATCTACCGCGTGATGCGCCCTGGCGAGCCGCCGACGAAGGAAACCGCCGAGGCCTTGTTCGCCGGCCTGTTCTTCGATCCGGAGCGCTACGATCTCTCGGCCGTCGGCCGCGTGAAGCTCAACATGCGTCTCGATCTCGACGTCGAGGACACCGTCACCACCCTGCGCGCCGAGGATATTCTCGAGGTCGTCAAGACGCTCGTGAACCTGAAGGACGGCAAGGGCGAGATCGACGACATCGACAATCTCGGCAATCGCCGCGTGCGTTCGGTGGGCGAGCTGCTGGAGAACCAGTATCGCGTCGGCCTGCTCCGCATGGAGCGCGCCGTGAAGGAGCGCATGTCGTCGGTCGACGTGTCGACGGTGATGCCGAACGACCTGATCAACGCGAAGCCGGCCGTGGCCGCCGTCCGCGAATTCTTCGGCTCGTCGCAGCTGTCGCAGTTCATGGACCAGACCAACCCGCTCTCCGAAGTGACGCACAAGCGTCGCGTCTCGGCGCTCGGGCCGGGCGGTCTCACGCGTGAGCGTGCGGGCTTCGAAGTCCGCGACGTTCACCCGACCCACTATGGCCGCATCTGCCCGATCGAAACGCCGGAAGGCCCGAACATCGGTCTGATCAACTCGCTGGCGAGCTTCTCGCGCGTCAACAAATATGGCTTCATCGAGACGCCGTACCGCAAGGTCATCGACCACAAGGTCACCGACGAGGTCGTGTACCTCTCGGCGATGGAAGAGGCCAAGCACACGATCGCGCAGGCCAACGCCGAAGTGCTGACCGACGGCACGTTCGTAGAGGATCTGATCTCGGCGCGTGAAGCCGGCGAATTCCTGATGGCGCCGCGCGACCACATCACGCTGATGGACGTGAGCCCCAAGCAGCTCGTGTCGGTCGCGGCATCGCTCATTCCGTTCCTGGAAAACGACGACGCCAACCGCGCGCTGATGGGCTCGAACATGCAGCGTCAGGCCGTGCCGCTCGTCCGCGCCGAGGCGCCGTTCGTCGGCACCGGCATGGAAGAGACGGTGGCGCGTGACTCGGGTGCGGCGATCGCCGCGAAGCGTCCGGGCATCGTCGACCAGGTCGACGCCGGCCGTATCGTGATCCGCGCCTCGGGTGAGGTCGATGCCGGCCGCTCGGGCGTCGACATCTACACGCTGATGAAGTTCCAGCGCTCGAACCAGTCGACCTGCATCAACCAGCGTCCGCTGGTGAAGGTGGGCGACGTGGTGAAGGCCGGCGACATCCTCGCCGACGGCCCGTCGACCGAGTTCGGCGAGCTGGCGCTGGGCCGCAACACCCTCGTCGCGTTCATGCCGTGGAACGGCTACAACTATGAGGACTCCATCCTGATCTCCGAGCGGATCGTGAAGGACGACGTCTTCACCTCGATCCACATCGAGGAGTTCGAGGTGATGGCCCGCGACACGAAGCTCGGGCCGGAGGACATCACCCGCGACATCCCGAACGTCGGCGAAGAAGCGCTGCACAACCTCGACGAGGCTGGCATCGTCTATGTCGGCGCCGAAGTGGAGCCGGGCGACATCCTGTGCGGCAAGATCACGCCGAAGGGCGAAAGCCCGATGACGCCGGAGGAAAAGCTCCTCCGCGCCATCTTCGGCGAGAAGGCGTCGGACGTGCGCGACACCTCGCTCCGCCTGCCCCCGGGCGTGGCCGGCACGATCGTGGACGTGCGCGTGTTCAACCGCCACGGCATCGACAAGGACGAGCGCGCGCTCGCCATCGAGCGTGAAGAGATCGACCGCCTCACCAAGGACCGCGAGGACGAACGCGCCATCCTCAACCGCGCCAGCTGGTCGCGTCTGAAGGAAATGCTGCTCGGCCACACGATCGCTTCGGGCCCGAAGGGCACGAAGAAGGGCGCCGTGATCGACGAGACGATCCTCGAAGAGGTCGAGCGTCGCGACTGGTGGAAGTTCGCCGTCGCCGACGATGCCCGTCAGTCGGATCTGGAAGCCGTGAAGGCCCAGTATGACGAAGCGGTCGCCGCGATCGTCGCCAAGTTCGACGATCGCGTCGAGAAGCTGCAGCGCGGTGACGAGCTGCCGCCGGGCGTGCTGAAGATGGTCAAGGTCTTCGTCGCGGTGAAGCGCAAGCTGCAGCCGGGCGACAAGATGGCCGGCCGTCACGGCAACAAGGGCGTCATCTCGCGCATCCTGCCGATCGAGGACATGCCGTTCCTGGAGGACGGCACCCACGTCGACATCGTGCTGAACCCGCTGGGCGTGCCGTCGCGCATGAACGTCGGCCAGATCTTCGAAACCCATCTGGGCTGGGCCGCGCGCGGTCTGGGCCAGCAGGTGACGCAGGCTCTGGAAGAGTGGCGCGATGCCAATCCGGATCCGAAGGCGGGCGCCGCCCCGTCGGCGGTGTCGGAGAGCCTGAAGCGGGTTTACGGCGCGCAGTATCACGACGAGATCGATGCGCTGAGCAGCGATCAGGTCGTCGAGATGGCGAAGCTGCTGAAGAACGGCGTGCCGATGGCGACCCCGGTGTTCGACGGCGCCCGCGAGAGCGACGTGTCCGACATGCTGACGCTCGCCGGCTACGATACGTCGGGCCAGTCGACCTTGTATGACGGCCGCACCGGCGACGCGTTCGACCGCAAGGTGACCGTGGGCTACATCTACATGCTGAAGCTCCACCACCTCGTGGACGACAAGATCCACGCGCGTTCGATCGGGCCCTACTCGCTCGTCACCCAGCAGCCGCTGGGCGGCAAGGCGCAGTTCGGTGGCCAGCGCTTCGGCGAAATGGAGGTCTGGGCGCTCCAGGCCTACGGCGCCGCCTACACGCTGCAGGAAATGCTCACGGTGAAGTCCGACGACGTGGTCGGCCGCACCAAGGTCTACGAGGCGATCGTCAAGGGCGACGACACGTTCGAGGCCGGCATTCCGGAGAGCTTCAACGTGCTCGTGAAGGAAATGCGCTCGCTCGGCCTGAACGTCGACCTGAACTCGGCGGAAGACGCCGACGATGACGGGCTGGCCGAAGCCGCGGAGTAA
- a CDS encoding prolyl oligopeptidase family serine peptidase yields MRAKYWLATLGGFGLAITAVQAASPPDLETFLAYPFLSGLTAPAQGGRLAWIENRQGKRSVWLAKGADLAATRLAGTGLDDGMELGELTFSPDGRILAWVRGGGEHNGWAASLPPPNPASAVVQPTQSVWVSVDGAAPIEVAEGAEPALSSTGRLAFIKGNQAWTVALTPGAKPEKLFYDRGHVGELVWSPDGSKLAFVSRRGDHSFVGIYAGPDVPIRWLAPATAYDGDFAWSPDGTRIAFVRREGEPDGLASPLAETPNPFSLWVAEVTANRARKIWESPKTLDGSYPEVPDGMFVQWMAGDRIVFRAEMDGWPHLYALPAAGGTPKLLTPGAFMVEHVTATPDGKSLIYDANTGATPGDVDRRHLYRVSVDGGAPVALTRGVEGEFTAAAVSDDRLAYVGAPATGAMRVMLAGAKGAAHPIGEAGAPYAPSGMVVPQPVTFTAADGTTIHGQLFAAKGGSAHKPGLVFVHGGPPRQMLAGWAYREYYAHSYAMNQYYAAHGYVVLSVNYRLGIGYGRAFQHPAKGGIAGNSEYQDVQAGARFLAATNGVDPARIGIWGGSYGGLLTAHALAHDSATFKAGVDFHGVHDWSLFPSLISKPDRYEQGDYEAAMKSAFESSPEAALKGWTSPVLLIAGDDDRNVRFDQTVDLARRLRAQGTPYETFILPNEIHGFLRYESWLRADEVSVEFLGRTLKP; encoded by the coding sequence ATGCGGGCGAAATACTGGCTGGCGACACTGGGAGGTTTCGGCCTGGCGATCACGGCCGTGCAGGCCGCCTCGCCGCCCGATCTGGAAACCTTCCTCGCTTATCCGTTCCTGAGCGGCCTCACCGCGCCCGCGCAGGGCGGCCGGCTCGCCTGGATCGAGAACCGGCAGGGCAAACGGTCCGTCTGGCTGGCGAAGGGGGCGGATCTCGCCGCGACGCGGCTGGCGGGCACCGGGCTCGACGACGGGATGGAACTGGGCGAGCTGACCTTCTCGCCCGATGGCCGCATCCTCGCCTGGGTGCGCGGCGGCGGCGAGCATAATGGCTGGGCGGCGAGCCTGCCTCCGCCCAATCCGGCCTCGGCGGTGGTGCAGCCGACCCAGTCCGTGTGGGTCTCGGTCGACGGCGCCGCGCCCATCGAGGTGGCGGAGGGCGCGGAGCCGGCTCTGTCCTCCACCGGGCGGCTGGCCTTCATCAAGGGCAATCAGGCGTGGACGGTGGCGCTGACTCCCGGCGCCAAGCCCGAGAAGCTGTTCTACGATCGCGGCCATGTCGGCGAACTCGTCTGGTCGCCGGACGGATCGAAGCTGGCCTTCGTCTCGCGGCGCGGCGACCACAGCTTCGTCGGCATCTATGCCGGGCCGGACGTGCCGATCCGTTGGCTGGCGCCGGCCACCGCCTATGACGGCGACTTCGCCTGGTCGCCGGACGGCACGCGCATCGCCTTCGTCCGCCGCGAGGGCGAGCCGGACGGCCTCGCCTCCCCGTTGGCCGAGACGCCCAATCCCTTCTCGCTCTGGGTGGCGGAGGTGACGGCGAACCGCGCCCGCAAAATTTGGGAGAGCCCGAAGACGCTCGACGGCTCCTATCCCGAAGTGCCGGACGGGATGTTCGTGCAATGGATGGCGGGCGACCGGATCGTCTTTCGCGCGGAGATGGACGGCTGGCCACATCTCTATGCGCTCCCCGCCGCGGGCGGCACGCCGAAGCTGCTGACGCCCGGGGCGTTCATGGTGGAGCATGTGACGGCGACACCGGATGGCAAGTCCTTGATCTACGACGCGAATACCGGGGCGACGCCGGGCGACGTGGATCGCCGTCACCTGTATCGCGTCAGCGTCGACGGCGGCGCCCCCGTCGCGCTGACCAGGGGCGTGGAGGGCGAGTTCACCGCCGCCGCCGTGTCCGACGATCGCCTCGCTTATGTCGGCGCGCCGGCGACGGGGGCGATGCGCGTGATGCTGGCGGGTGCGAAGGGTGCCGCGCATCCGATCGGCGAGGCGGGCGCGCCTTATGCGCCCTCTGGCATGGTGGTGCCGCAGCCCGTCACCTTCACCGCCGCCGACGGCACCACGATCCACGGCCAGCTCTTCGCCGCCAAGGGCGGATCGGCTCATAAACCGGGGCTGGTGTTCGTCCATGGCGGGCCGCCGCGACAGATGCTCGCGGGCTGGGCTTACCGCGAATATTACGCCCACTCCTATGCGATGAACCAATATTATGCCGCGCACGGCTATGTCGTGCTGTCGGTCAATTACCGGCTCGGCATCGGCTATGGCCGCGCCTTCCAGCATCCGGCCAAGGGCGGTATCGCGGGCAATTCGGAATATCAGGACGTGCAGGCCGGCGCCCGCTTCCTCGCCGCGACGAACGGCGTCGATCCGGCGCGGATCGGCATCTGGGGCGGCAGCTATGGCGGGCTGCTGACGGCCCACGCGCTCGCGCATGACAGCGCCACCTTCAAGGCGGGCGTGGATTTCCACGGCGTCCATGACTGGTCGCTCTTCCCCAGCCTGATCTCCAAGCCGGACCGCTATGAGCAGGGCGATTATGAGGCGGCGATGAAGTCCGCCTTTGAAAGCTCGCCCGAGGCCGCGCTGAAGGGCTGGACCTCACCGGTGCTGCTGATCGCGGGCGACGACGATCGCAACGTGCGTTTCGACCAGACGGTGGACCTCGCCCGCCGCCTGCGCGCGCAGGGCACGCCCTATGAGACGTTCATCCTGCCGAACGAGATTCACGGCTTCCTGCGCTACGAGAGCTGGCTGCGCGCGGACGAGGTTTCGGTGGAGTTTCTGGGGCGGACGCTGAAGCCGTGA
- a CDS encoding M20/M25/M40 family metallo-hydrolase translates to MTRSALATFGAFLLATTAHAQAPGQLAFRDLYKEFIETDTSVATGSCTALAEKIAGHLKSAGYSDSQITLFTDPKFPLDGGLVAMLPGSDAKAKPMLLLGHLDVVNAKREDWERDPFKFIEENGYFYGRGTSDMKVMDAIWVDMFMRFKKEGYRPKRTIKLALTCGEESGARMNGAEWLSKNKPDLIAAEFAINEGGGGDTDGHGKIITQSMQVGEKSNRSYELTATNPGGHSSIPIDDNAIYELSDALEKVRAYKFPIRFNATTKAFFAKAGAARGDDLGKAMTALSANPSDKAAEATVIADRTYNSMLRTTCVATMLAAGHAVNALPQRAVATINCRIAPGEDGDTTKAALEKAIGDPKLQVAMVGRLRPVAVVPPLTPQIMGPAEKLVARYFPGVPLIPTMSTGATDATYLAPVGIPTYGVPGPWGDPDGNGAHGLNERHAVKSAYVSRDFLTDLVKAYADGK, encoded by the coding sequence ATGACACGTTCCGCACTCGCCACTTTCGGCGCTTTTCTGCTCGCAACCACGGCGCACGCGCAGGCGCCGGGCCAGCTCGCCTTCCGCGATCTCTACAAGGAGTTCATCGAGACCGACACGTCGGTCGCGACCGGAAGCTGCACCGCGCTCGCCGAGAAGATCGCCGGCCACCTGAAGTCGGCGGGTTACAGCGACAGCCAGATCACCCTCTTCACCGATCCCAAATTCCCGCTCGATGGCGGCCTCGTCGCGATGCTGCCCGGCAGCGATGCCAAAGCGAAGCCGATGCTGCTGCTCGGCCATCTCGATGTCGTGAATGCCAAGCGCGAGGATTGGGAGCGCGATCCGTTCAAATTCATCGAGGAGAACGGCTATTTCTATGGTCGCGGCACCTCCGACATGAAGGTGATGGACGCGATCTGGGTCGATATGTTCATGCGCTTCAAGAAGGAGGGCTATCGCCCGAAGCGCACGATCAAGCTGGCGCTCACCTGCGGCGAGGAATCGGGCGCGCGGATGAACGGCGCCGAGTGGCTCTCGAAGAACAAGCCCGATCTGATCGCGGCCGAATTCGCGATCAACGAGGGCGGCGGCGGCGATACGGACGGCCACGGCAAGATCATCACCCAATCGATGCAGGTGGGCGAGAAATCGAACCGCAGCTACGAGCTGACCGCCACCAATCCGGGCGGCCACAGCTCGATCCCCATCGACGATAATGCGATCTACGAACTGTCCGACGCGCTGGAGAAGGTGCGCGCGTATAAATTCCCGATCCGCTTCAACGCCACCACCAAGGCCTTCTTCGCCAAGGCGGGCGCGGCGCGCGGCGACGATCTGGGCAAGGCGATGACGGCGCTCTCCGCCAACCCGTCCGACAAGGCCGCCGAGGCGACCGTGATCGCGGACCGCACCTATAATTCGATGCTGCGCACCACCTGCGTCGCGACGATGCTGGCGGCGGGTCATGCCGTGAACGCGCTGCCGCAGCGCGCCGTCGCCACGATCAACTGCCGCATCGCGCCGGGCGAGGATGGCGACACGACCAAGGCCGCGCTGGAAAAAGCGATCGGCGATCCGAAGCTGCAGGTGGCGATGGTCGGCCGTCTGCGCCCCGTCGCCGTGGTGCCGCCGCTGACCCCGCAGATCATGGGCCCGGCCGAGAAACTGGTCGCGCGTTATTTCCCCGGCGTGCCGCTGATCCCGACCATGTCGACCGGCGCCACCGACGCGACCTATCTCGCCCCCGTCGGCATCCCCACCTACGGCGTCCCCGGCCCGTGGGGCGACCCGGACGGCAACGGCGCCCACGGCCTGAACGAGCGCCACGCGGTGAAATCGGCCTATGTGAGCCGCGATTTCCTGACCGATCTGGTCAAGGCCTACGCCGACGGGAAGTGA
- a CDS encoding methyl-accepting chemotaxis protein: MTALLPRAEPAADTADLLTLCEPGGAALKVEADAPLRAAIDLFRDQPTLRLLAIVDAADRPVGAMLEQDIRAILYNPFGHSLLMNPGFARTAASRRRDCPTAEIGTPLGELLDIYARNGGGEGMLLTEKGRFCGLLANRTLLKLAGERETRLAAAQAERWERSAQASARFLGDVDLIADDLTDAATAIDGAADGTRSRVEAFQRQSAIVAAACQRTTDDMTGLADQGSRLATTIQHLRDAAASARTSAGEAIELTEAGSRRGAALATAAQSIDENLALIRSVATQAHLLSVNAAIEAARLGEAGGGFSIVARELRQFAGRTREAVGTIGGQMGEIRDIAVDIAASQAAVEQIARIVDGVSLSVEQAVEAEADSARLLASNVHRARQASAAIQAGASETERLVTTASGHTEALRARADDLGRDARRLRERVDAFLAELGTAG, translated from the coding sequence ATGACCGCCCTCCTCCCGCGTGCCGAGCCTGCCGCCGATACGGCCGACCTGCTCACTTTATGCGAGCCGGGCGGTGCGGCGCTCAAGGTCGAGGCCGATGCCCCCCTGCGCGCCGCGATCGATCTGTTCCGCGATCAGCCGACTTTGCGCCTGCTGGCGATCGTCGATGCGGCGGACCGCCCTGTCGGCGCGATGCTGGAGCAGGATATCCGCGCGATCCTTTATAATCCCTTCGGCCATTCGCTGCTGATGAATCCCGGATTCGCGCGGACGGCGGCCAGCCGGCGCCGCGATTGCCCGACGGCGGAGATCGGCACGCCGCTGGGCGAATTGCTGGATATCTATGCGCGCAACGGCGGCGGCGAAGGCATGCTGCTGACCGAGAAGGGGCGCTTCTGCGGCCTGCTGGCGAACCGGACCCTGCTGAAGCTGGCGGGCGAGCGCGAGACACGGCTGGCCGCCGCGCAGGCCGAACGCTGGGAGCGCAGCGCGCAGGCCAGCGCGCGCTTCCTGGGCGATGTCGACCTGATCGCCGACGACCTGACCGACGCCGCCACCGCGATCGACGGCGCCGCCGACGGCACGCGATCCCGCGTCGAGGCCTTCCAGCGCCAGTCCGCGATCGTCGCCGCCGCCTGCCAGCGCACGACCGACGACATGACCGGCCTGGCCGACCAGGGCTCCCGCCTCGCCACCACCATCCAGCATCTGCGCGACGCCGCCGCCTCCGCGCGCACCAGCGCGGGCGAGGCGATCGAGCTGACCGAGGCGGGCAGCCGGCGCGGCGCCGCGCTCGCCACCGCCGCGCAGTCGATCGACGAGAATCTCGCGCTGATCCGCTCGGTCGCCACGCAGGCGCATCTGCTCTCCGTCAACGCCGCGATCGAGGCGGCGCGGCTGGGCGAGGCCGGCGGCGGCTTCAGCATCGTCGCGCGCGAGCTGCGCCAGTTCGCCGGCCGCACCCGCGAGGCGGTCGGCACGATCGGCGGCCAGATGGGCGAGATACGCGACATCGCCGTCGATATCGCCGCGAGCCAGGCGGCGGTGGAGCAGATCGCCCGCATCGTGGACGGCGTCTCGCTGTCGGTGGAGCAGGCAGTGGAGGCCGAGGCCGACTCGGCGCGCCTGCTCGCCTCCAACGTGCATCGCGCCCGACAGGCGAGCGCCGCGATCCAGGCGGGCGCGTCCGAAACCGAGCGACTCGTCACCACCGCATCCGGCCATACCGAAGCGTTGCGCGCGCGCGCCGACGATCTCGGCCGCGACGCGCGCCGCCTGCGCGAGCGCGTAGATGCCTTCCTCGCCGAGCTGGGTACTGCGGGCTGA
- a CDS encoding GNAT family N-acetyltransferase — MSHPILIRPVRQDDAAALATIYAAHVRHGTATFEVEAPDAEEMRLRVATVVSRGWPWIVAERAGEVIGYAYCGLFRTRHAYRFTCEDSIYVDADQVGTGAGRALLAGLIEAARAAGFREMIAVIGDADNRASIGLHEALGFDHAGVMRRVGYKFDRWIDVIYMQKCLVEPGDPMLR; from the coding sequence ATGTCACACCCGATTTTGATCCGCCCCGTCCGGCAGGACGATGCCGCGGCATTGGCCACGATCTACGCGGCGCATGTGCGGCATGGCACCGCCACGTTCGAGGTGGAGGCGCCCGATGCGGAAGAGATGCGGTTGCGCGTCGCCACCGTCGTTTCGCGGGGCTGGCCGTGGATCGTGGCCGAGCGTGCGGGTGAGGTGATCGGCTATGCCTATTGCGGGCTCTTCCGCACGCGCCACGCCTATCGCTTCACCTGCGAGGATTCGATCTATGTCGATGCGGATCAGGTGGGGACGGGCGCGGGGCGCGCGCTGCTGGCGGGTCTGATTGAGGCGGCCCGCGCGGCCGGCTTTCGCGAGATGATCGCGGTGATCGGCGATGCGGACAATCGCGCCTCGATCGGCCTGCACGAGGCCTTGGGCTTCGATCATGCCGGCGTGATGCGGCGCGTGGGCTACAAGTTCGATCGCTGGATCGATGTGATCTACATGCAGAAATGCCTGGTGGAACCCGGAGATCCCATGCTCCGCTGA